From one Micromonospora siamensis genomic stretch:
- a CDS encoding 4Fe-4S dicluster domain-containing protein: MPDANSLYGPLDPAPDAGWSAAGPRMGFFTDTSVCIGCKACEVACKEWNAVPESGFDLLGMSYDNTGALTANSWRHVAFIEQPLPAGHRTPPFAGNPTGGSVSAASAAVAAGTGNPTGTEPGVPLGSPSAAARMTGTGAVDVLGAPVGAVTANGAVTGSAPANGAVTGSAPANGAGTSGGAQFLGMPGAQPPGRGSGAESRTDFRWLMMSDVCKHCTHAACLDVCPTGSLFRTEFGTVVVQEDICNGCGYCISACPYGVIDQRKDDGRAWKCTLCYDRLGAGMTPACAQACPTESIQYGPLDELRERAAQRVATLHERGVPEARLYGHDPTDGVGGDGAFFLLLDQPEVYGLPPDPVVTTRDLPRMYKRAGLAALAMAAAAVAAFVGGSS; the protein is encoded by the coding sequence ATTCCCGACGCCAACAGCCTCTACGGGCCCCTGGACCCGGCGCCGGACGCGGGCTGGTCCGCCGCCGGCCCCCGGATGGGCTTCTTCACCGACACCAGCGTCTGCATCGGCTGCAAGGCGTGCGAGGTGGCCTGCAAGGAGTGGAACGCCGTCCCGGAGTCCGGCTTCGACCTGCTCGGCATGTCGTACGACAACACCGGCGCGTTGACCGCGAACTCGTGGCGGCACGTCGCGTTCATCGAGCAGCCGCTCCCGGCGGGGCACCGCACCCCGCCGTTCGCCGGCAACCCGACCGGCGGTTCGGTCAGCGCCGCCTCGGCGGCGGTGGCCGCCGGCACTGGCAACCCGACGGGCACCGAGCCGGGGGTGCCCCTGGGTTCGCCGTCGGCGGCGGCCCGGATGACCGGGACAGGGGCGGTCGACGTGCTGGGCGCCCCGGTGGGCGCCGTCACGGCGAACGGCGCCGTGACCGGCTCGGCACCGGCGAACGGCGCCGTGACCGGCTCCGCGCCGGCGAACGGCGCCGGCACGAGCGGCGGCGCGCAGTTCTTGGGGATGCCGGGCGCGCAGCCCCCCGGCCGGGGCTCCGGCGCCGAGAGCCGTACCGACTTCCGCTGGCTGATGATGTCCGACGTGTGCAAGCACTGCACCCACGCGGCCTGCCTGGACGTCTGCCCCACCGGCTCGCTGTTCCGCACCGAGTTCGGCACGGTCGTGGTGCAGGAGGACATCTGCAACGGCTGCGGCTACTGCATCTCCGCCTGCCCGTACGGAGTGATCGACCAGCGCAAGGACGACGGACGGGCGTGGAAGTGCACGCTCTGCTACGACCGTCTCGGCGCCGGGATGACCCCGGCCTGCGCGCAGGCGTGCCCCACCGAGTCCATCCAGTACGGCCCGCTCGACGAGTTGCGGGAGCGGGCCGCGCAGCGGGTGGCCACCCTGCACGAGCGGGGCGTGCCGGAGGCCCGGCTCTACGGCCACGACCCGACCGACGGCGTCGGCGGCGACGGGGCGTTCTTCCTGCTGCTCGACCAGCCGGAGGTGTACGGTCTGCCGCCGGACCCGGTGGTCACCACCCGGGACCTGCCCCGGATGTACAAGCGGGCCGGGCTGGCCGCCCTGGCCATGGCGGCGGCGGCCGTCGCCGCCTTCGTCGGAGGTTCATCGTGA
- the selB gene encoding selenocysteine-specific translation elongation factor, protein MWVIATAGHVDHGKSTLVRALTGMEPDRWAEERRRGMTIDLGFAWTALPSGGTVAFVDVPGHERFVPNMLAGVGPVPAAMLVVAADEGWMPQSTEHLAALHALGVSAGLLVVTRADLADPGPALAEARERLAGTSLRSVPAVAVSGATGAGLPQLRDALDRLVAGLPAPVPDAPVRLWVDRAFTIRGSGTVVTGTLGAGRLRVGDQLELAGSGEPVRVRGLHSLGAAHGEVDAVARVAVNLRGVSRDRLARGDALLTPGRFGRTDLVDVRLAGDPAADLPATLTLHVGSAAVPVRVRPLGPDTVRLRLARPLPLLVGDRALLRDPGRHHVAGGVTVLDVTPPPLARRGAATARATVLAELDGRPDLAGELRRRRLVRAGELTRMGIPVDVAPVAGDWLADPGHWRRLAALLTEEVTRYAREHPLEPGVPLEVLRQRLDLPDRALVEALLRPPLRLRDGRVTAAAADTLPEPVARAVARVRAEYGDRPFRAPEADRLATLGLGPREIGAAVRAGALLKLAENVVLLPGAADAAVRVLAGLPQPFTLSAARQALDTTRRVAVPLLELLDRRGATRRLPDDAREVVTPTA, encoded by the coding sequence GTGTGGGTGATCGCCACCGCCGGGCACGTCGACCACGGCAAGTCCACCCTGGTGCGGGCGCTGACCGGGATGGAACCGGACCGGTGGGCCGAGGAACGCCGCCGGGGCATGACCATCGACCTCGGGTTCGCCTGGACGGCGCTGCCGTCGGGCGGGACCGTCGCCTTCGTCGACGTACCCGGGCACGAGCGGTTCGTGCCGAACATGCTGGCCGGGGTCGGGCCGGTGCCGGCGGCGATGCTGGTGGTCGCCGCCGACGAGGGCTGGATGCCGCAGTCGACCGAGCACCTGGCGGCGCTGCACGCGCTCGGCGTCTCCGCCGGCCTGCTGGTGGTCACCCGCGCCGACCTGGCCGATCCGGGCCCGGCGCTGGCCGAGGCCCGGGAGCGGCTCGCCGGCACCTCGCTTCGGTCCGTGCCGGCGGTCGCGGTCAGCGGCGCGACCGGTGCGGGCCTGCCGCAGCTGCGTGACGCCCTGGACCGGTTGGTCGCCGGCCTGCCCGCGCCGGTGCCCGACGCGCCGGTGCGCCTCTGGGTGGACCGGGCGTTCACCATCCGGGGTAGCGGCACCGTGGTCACCGGCACCCTCGGCGCCGGCCGGCTGCGCGTCGGCGACCAGCTGGAGCTGGCCGGTAGCGGCGAGCCGGTCCGGGTACGCGGCCTGCACTCGCTGGGCGCCGCGCACGGCGAGGTCGACGCGGTGGCCCGGGTGGCGGTGAACCTGCGCGGGGTGTCCCGGGACCGGCTGGCCCGCGGCGACGCCCTGCTCACCCCCGGCCGGTTCGGCCGCACCGACCTGGTCGACGTGCGGCTGGCCGGCGATCCGGCCGCCGACCTGCCCGCCACCCTCACCCTGCACGTCGGGTCGGCGGCGGTGCCGGTGCGGGTACGCCCGCTCGGCCCGGACACCGTCCGGCTGCGGCTGGCCCGCCCGCTGCCGCTGCTGGTCGGCGACCGGGCGCTGCTGCGCGACCCCGGCCGGCACCACGTCGCCGGTGGGGTGACCGTGCTGGATGTGACCCCGCCGCCGCTGGCCCGGCGCGGCGCCGCGACCGCCCGGGCCACGGTGCTGGCCGAGCTGGACGGCCGCCCCGACCTCGCCGGTGAGCTGCGCCGCCGGCGGCTGGTCCGGGCCGGCGAGCTGACCCGGATGGGCATCCCGGTCGACGTCGCCCCGGTCGCCGGGGACTGGCTGGCCGACCCCGGGCACTGGCGTCGCCTGGCCGCCCTGCTCACCGAGGAGGTCACCCGGTACGCCCGCGAGCACCCGCTGGAGCCGGGGGTGCCGCTGGAGGTGCTCCGGCAACGCCTCGACCTGCCCGACCGGGCCCTGGTGGAGGCGCTGCTGCGCCCGCCGCTGCGGCTGCGCGACGGCCGGGTCACCGCGGCCGCCGCCGACACCCTGCCCGAGCCGGTGGCCCGCGCCGTCGCCCGGGTCCGCGCCGAGTACGGCGACCGCCCGTTCCGCGCCCCCGAGGCCGACCGCCTCGCCACCCTGGGGCTGGGCCCACGCGAGATCGGGGCCGCCGTACGGGCCGGCGCGCTGTTGAAGCTGGCCGAGAACGTGGTGCTGCTGCCCGGGGCGGCCGACGCCGCGGTGCGGGTGCTGGCCGGGCTGCCGCAGCCGTTCACGCTCAGCGCCGCCCGGCAGGCGTTGGACACCACCCGGCGGGTGGCGGTGCCCCTGCTGGAGCTGCTGGACCGACGGGGGGCCACCCGGCGACTGCCCGACGACGCCCGCGAGGTGGTCACCCCGACGGCGTGA
- the fdh gene encoding formate dehydrogenase yields MGLRTFIEGWPVYRQLTGTDPLGRGAAAQSGRSAELTARTETADSMARSVCPYCAVGCGQRVFVKDGRVTQIEGDPDSPISRGRLCPKGSASKSLVTSPLRQTKVRYRRPYATEWEDLELDVAVDMIADRILAARAETWEDVDDEGRPLNRTLGISSLGGATLDNEENYLIKKLFTAMGALQIENQARIUHSATVPGLGASFGRGGATDFQQDVANADVIVIQGSNMAEAHPVGFQWVMEAKRRGAKVFHVDPRFTRTSALADTYLPIRAGTDIALLGGVVNHILSNELDFREYVLAYTNAAAIVSERFEDTEDGDGFFSGFDPETGSYVQDSWQYEGHESDSGSGHTAKERDSAAGLRHESHGAQVHGKTQRDETLQHPRCVYQILKRHFARYTPEMVERVCGIPREKFLELAQAWTENSGRERTGCLIYSVGWTQHSVGVQYIRTGAIIQLLLGNMGRPGGGVLALRGHASIQGSTDIPTLFNLLPGYLPMPNHADHRTFDEWVDSIRHPGQKGFWGNSRAYAASLLKAYWGEKATPENDFCYGYMPRMTGDHGTYQQVLNMIDGKIKGYFLLGQNPAVGSAHGRAQRLGMANLDWLVVRDLFMIESATFWKNGPEVATGEIVPEQCRTEVFFLPAASHVEKEGTFTQTQRLLQWREKALDPAGDARSELWFFYHLGLRLREKLADSDHPRDRALLDLAWDYPTHGQHAEPSAEAVLREINGYDVATGRPLASFAEAKDDGSTAVGCWIYTGVYADGVNQAARRKSRHEQDWVAAEWGWAWPANRRTLYNRASADPQGRPWSERKRYVWWDEAKGEWTGHDVPDFEKTKPPTYRPPEGASGPEALAGDDAFVMQGDGKGWLYAPSGVLDGPLPTHYEPAESPMRNPLYGQQANPTRKVYDHPVNSVNPSPPQEHSQVFPYVFTVSRLTEHHTAGGMSRMVRPLAELQPEMFVEVSPELAAEAGVEHLGWAHLVSGRAVIEAKVLVTDRLTPLRVDGRVIHQLWLPYHFGFEGMVTGDSANDLFGITLDPNVLIQESKVGTCDVRPGRRPTGPALLELVGDYQRRAGIVPGRRPPIVTTEVRHPAGPSDDGPRENPE; encoded by the coding sequence GTGGGGCTGCGGACCTTCATCGAGGGGTGGCCGGTCTACCGGCAACTCACCGGCACCGACCCGCTGGGTCGGGGCGCCGCCGCGCAGTCCGGCCGGTCCGCCGAGCTGACCGCCCGGACCGAGACGGCCGACAGCATGGCCCGGTCGGTCTGCCCCTACTGTGCGGTGGGCTGCGGCCAGCGGGTGTTCGTCAAGGACGGCCGGGTCACCCAGATCGAGGGCGACCCCGACAGCCCGATCTCCCGCGGCCGGCTCTGCCCGAAGGGCTCGGCCAGCAAGAGCCTGGTCACCAGCCCACTGCGGCAGACCAAGGTCCGCTACCGCCGGCCGTACGCCACGGAGTGGGAGGACCTGGAGCTCGACGTCGCGGTCGACATGATCGCCGACCGGATCCTCGCCGCCCGCGCGGAGACCTGGGAGGACGTCGACGACGAGGGCCGGCCGCTCAACCGCACACTGGGCATCTCCAGCCTCGGCGGGGCGACGCTGGACAATGAGGAGAACTACCTCATCAAGAAGCTGTTCACAGCGATGGGGGCACTCCAGATCGAGAACCAGGCCCGTATTTGACACTCCGCCACCGTCCCCGGTCTGGGGGCCAGCTTCGGTCGCGGTGGTGCGACGGACTTCCAGCAGGACGTCGCCAACGCTGACGTCATCGTCATCCAGGGCTCGAACATGGCCGAGGCCCACCCGGTGGGCTTCCAGTGGGTGATGGAGGCGAAGCGCCGCGGCGCCAAGGTCTTCCACGTCGACCCGCGGTTCACCCGCACCAGTGCGCTCGCCGACACGTACCTGCCCATCCGGGCGGGCACGGACATCGCGCTGCTCGGTGGCGTCGTCAACCACATCCTGTCCAACGAGCTCGACTTCCGGGAGTACGTGCTGGCGTACACCAACGCCGCGGCGATCGTCAGCGAGCGGTTCGAGGACACCGAGGACGGTGACGGCTTCTTCTCCGGCTTCGACCCGGAGACCGGCAGCTACGTGCAGGACTCCTGGCAGTACGAGGGCCACGAGTCGGACTCCGGCAGTGGGCACACCGCCAAGGAGCGGGACAGCGCGGCCGGGCTGCGGCACGAGTCGCACGGCGCCCAGGTGCACGGGAAGACCCAGCGGGACGAGACGTTGCAGCACCCGCGCTGCGTCTACCAGATCCTCAAGCGGCACTTCGCCCGTTACACCCCGGAGATGGTGGAACGGGTCTGCGGCATCCCGCGGGAGAAGTTCCTGGAGCTGGCGCAGGCGTGGACGGAGAACTCCGGCCGGGAGCGCACCGGCTGCCTGATCTACTCGGTGGGCTGGACGCAGCACTCGGTGGGTGTGCAGTACATCCGCACCGGGGCGATCATCCAGCTGCTGCTGGGCAACATGGGTCGCCCGGGCGGCGGGGTGCTCGCCCTGCGCGGGCACGCCTCCATCCAGGGCTCCACGGACATCCCGACCCTGTTCAACCTGCTGCCCGGCTACCTGCCGATGCCGAACCACGCCGACCACCGCACGTTCGACGAGTGGGTGGACAGCATCCGCCACCCCGGGCAGAAGGGCTTCTGGGGCAACTCGCGGGCGTACGCGGCGAGCCTGCTCAAGGCGTACTGGGGGGAGAAGGCGACCCCGGAGAACGACTTCTGCTACGGCTACATGCCCCGGATGACCGGCGACCACGGCACCTACCAGCAGGTGCTCAACATGATCGACGGCAAGATCAAGGGCTACTTCCTGCTCGGCCAGAACCCGGCCGTCGGCTCCGCGCACGGGCGCGCCCAGCGCCTGGGCATGGCCAACCTGGACTGGCTGGTGGTCCGCGACCTGTTCATGATCGAGAGCGCCACGTTCTGGAAGAACGGGCCCGAGGTCGCCACCGGGGAGATCGTCCCGGAGCAGTGCCGTACCGAGGTGTTCTTCCTGCCGGCGGCCTCACACGTGGAGAAGGAGGGCACGTTCACCCAGACGCAGCGGCTGCTGCAGTGGCGCGAGAAGGCCCTCGACCCGGCCGGCGACGCCCGCTCCGAGCTGTGGTTCTTCTATCACCTCGGGCTCAGGCTGCGGGAGAAGCTGGCCGACTCCGACCACCCGCGTGACCGGGCGCTGCTCGACCTGGCCTGGGACTATCCCACCCACGGCCAGCACGCCGAGCCCAGCGCCGAGGCGGTGCTGCGTGAGATCAACGGGTACGACGTGGCCACCGGCCGCCCGCTGGCCTCGTTCGCCGAGGCCAAGGACGACGGCTCCACCGCGGTGGGCTGCTGGATCTACACCGGCGTGTACGCCGACGGCGTGAACCAGGCCGCCCGCCGCAAGTCCCGCCACGAGCAGGACTGGGTGGCCGCCGAGTGGGGTTGGGCGTGGCCGGCGAACCGGCGCACCCTCTACAACCGCGCCTCCGCCGACCCGCAGGGCCGGCCGTGGAGCGAACGCAAGCGCTACGTCTGGTGGGACGAGGCCAAGGGCGAGTGGACCGGCCACGACGTGCCGGACTTCGAGAAGACGAAGCCGCCGACGTACCGGCCGCCGGAGGGCGCGTCCGGGCCGGAGGCGCTCGCCGGTGACGACGCGTTCGTCATGCAGGGCGACGGCAAGGGCTGGCTGTACGCGCCGAGCGGCGTGCTGGACGGCCCGCTGCCCACGCACTACGAGCCGGCCGAGTCGCCGATGCGCAACCCGCTCTACGGCCAGCAGGCCAACCCGACCCGCAAGGTGTACGACCACCCGGTGAACTCGGTGAACCCGAGCCCGCCGCAGGAGCACAGCCAGGTCTTCCCGTACGTGTTCACGGTCAGCCGGCTCACCGAGCACCACACGGCCGGCGGGATGAGCCGGATGGTGCGCCCGCTGGCGGAGCTGCAGCCGGAAATGTTCGTGGAGGTGTCGCCGGAGCTGGCCGCCGAGGCGGGCGTGGAGCACCTGGGCTGGGCGCACCTGGTCAGCGGGCGCGCGGTGATCGAGGCGAAGGTGCTGGTCACCGATCGGCTCACCCCGTTGCGGGTGGACGGGCGGGTGATCCATCAGCTGTGGCTGCCGTACCACTTCGGGTTCGAGGGCATGGTGACGGGCGACTCCGCCAACGACCTGTTCGGCATCACCCTGGACCCGAACGTGCTGATCCAGGAGAGCAAGGTCGGCACCTGTGACGTGCGACCGGGTCGCCGCCCGACCGGGCCGGCCCTGCTCGAGCTGGTGGGCGACTACCAGCGCCGGGCCGGGATAGTGCCGGGTCGGCGACCGCCGATCGTCACCACCGAGGTCCGCCACCCGGCGGGGCCGAGCGACGACGGGCCGAGGGAGAACCCCGAATGA
- a CDS encoding nucleotidyl transferase AbiEii/AbiGii toxin family protein, with translation MSTPHLHGFYRDVARVALSAAGRHRFVLGGGVAWAAHGLVTRPTEDVDLFADVEGAAAAAASDVRTALERAGFEVTAADPDSELGELFAGFDRDVRDFVVTRDGRQIRLSLARLDRYRSPVVMDLGPVMDVRDLIANKTAALVNRREVRDYIDVAAALDQYDVAELLELARQVDPALDPDDVREAGRYLDRVPDRRFARYGLDAPQVARLRQRLAGWPR, from the coding sequence GTGAGCACACCTCACCTGCACGGGTTCTACCGCGACGTGGCCCGGGTGGCGCTGTCGGCGGCCGGGCGGCACCGGTTCGTCCTCGGCGGCGGGGTGGCGTGGGCGGCGCACGGGCTGGTGACCCGGCCGACCGAGGACGTCGACCTCTTCGCCGACGTGGAGGGGGCGGCCGCGGCGGCCGCCAGCGACGTGCGTACGGCGCTGGAGCGGGCCGGCTTCGAGGTGACCGCCGCCGACCCGGACAGTGAGCTGGGTGAGCTGTTCGCCGGTTTCGACCGGGACGTGCGGGACTTCGTCGTCACCCGGGACGGCCGGCAGATCCGGCTGAGCCTGGCCCGCCTCGACCGGTACCGCAGCCCGGTGGTGATGGACCTGGGCCCGGTGATGGACGTCCGCGACCTGATCGCCAACAAGACCGCGGCGCTGGTCAACCGGCGCGAGGTGCGCGACTACATCGACGTCGCCGCGGCACTGGACCAGTACGACGTGGCGGAGCTGCTGGAGCTGGCCCGGCAGGTCGACCCCGCGCTCGACCCGGACGACGTCCGGGAGGCCGGCCGCTACCTGGACCGGGTGCCGGACCGCCGGTTCGCCCGGTACGGGCTGGACGCGCCACAGGTGGCGAGGCTGCGGCAGCGGTTGGCGGGCTGGCCCCGCTGA
- the nrfD gene encoding NrfD/PsrC family molybdoenzyme membrane anchor subunit — MSPDRAPVGALFRRFRDRLATEDRPGGSGGHGPKQSGGLAEAGGSRATGTGAGVARTDAGAAEAGLAPQPPWDVPPTERRRGGRRRGGGEQLNVPPAEFTSYYGRPVLKAPVWKWDIAAYLFTGGLAAGSSLLAAGGQLTGRPALRRAGRVTSLAAVGTSAFFLINDLGRPSRFHHMLRVAKLTSPMSVGTWILSAFGPAAGVAAVAEAAPWLPERGVLGLGRRLLPPVGHAAGLAAAATAPLLATYTGVLLADTAVPSWHEAYPELPMIFAGSALASGAGVGLLAAPTDQAGPARRFAVAGAAMELWGSHRVENRLGLLSEPYAQGTPGKLLKAGRALTAAGVVGALIGRRSRVLSAVSGGALLAASVCTRFGIFHGGVASAKDPRYTVVPQRERADRRAAEQG; from the coding sequence GTGAGTCCGGACCGCGCCCCGGTCGGCGCCCTGTTCCGTCGGTTCCGCGACCGGCTGGCCACCGAGGATCGCCCCGGCGGCTCCGGCGGTCACGGCCCGAAGCAGAGCGGCGGGCTCGCCGAGGCGGGCGGCAGTCGGGCCACCGGAACCGGCGCGGGGGTGGCCCGCACCGACGCCGGGGCGGCCGAAGCCGGACTGGCCCCGCAGCCACCCTGGGACGTGCCACCGACGGAACGGCGGCGCGGCGGCCGGCGCAGGGGCGGCGGGGAGCAGCTCAACGTCCCGCCGGCCGAGTTCACCTCCTACTACGGGCGGCCCGTGCTCAAGGCGCCGGTGTGGAAGTGGGACATCGCGGCGTACCTGTTCACCGGTGGTCTCGCGGCCGGTTCGTCGCTGCTGGCCGCGGGCGGGCAGCTCACCGGCCGGCCGGCGCTGCGCCGGGCCGGGCGGGTCACCTCGCTGGCGGCGGTGGGCACCAGCGCCTTCTTCCTCATCAACGACCTGGGCCGGCCGAGCCGGTTCCACCACATGCTGCGGGTGGCGAAGCTGACCTCGCCGATGTCGGTGGGCACCTGGATCCTGAGCGCCTTCGGCCCGGCCGCCGGGGTGGCGGCGGTCGCCGAGGCCGCGCCCTGGCTGCCCGAGCGGGGCGTGCTCGGCCTCGGCCGGCGGCTGCTGCCCCCGGTGGGGCACGCCGCCGGGCTGGCCGCCGCGGCCACCGCGCCGCTGCTGGCCACGTACACCGGGGTGCTGCTGGCCGACACGGCCGTCCCGTCCTGGCACGAGGCGTACCCGGAACTTCCGATGATCTTCGCGGGCAGCGCGCTGGCCAGCGGCGCCGGCGTGGGCCTGCTCGCTGCCCCGACCGACCAGGCGGGCCCGGCGCGGCGGTTCGCGGTGGCCGGCGCGGCCATGGAGCTGTGGGGTTCGCACCGGGTGGAGAACCGGCTCGGGCTGCTCAGCGAGCCCTACGCCCAGGGCACCCCCGGCAAGCTGTTGAAGGCCGGGCGGGCGTTGACCGCCGCCGGTGTGGTCGGTGCGCTGATCGGCCGGCGCAGCAGGGTCCTGTCGGCGGTCTCCGGCGGAGCGCTGCTCGCCGCGTCGGTCTGCACCCGCTTCGGGATCTTCCACGGCGGTGTGGCGTCGGCGAAGGACCCGCGCTACACCGTGGTGCCGCAGCGGGAACGCGCCGACCGGCGGGCCGCCGAGCAGGGCTGA
- the selA gene encoding L-seryl-tRNA(Sec) selenium transferase, with protein MRDGPADPRRRVPRTDALLADPDLAAAANSIGRGRVKAAVTAAQDRARRGEITPERVRDAALAAVATAAPRAVLNATGVVLHTNLGRAPLSATAVEAVVAAAGHTDVELDLRTGRRARRGRDALAALAAAVPDAGAVHVVNNGAAALVLAATALAAGAEIVVSRGELVEIGDGFRLPDLLESTGARLREVGTTNRTTLADYAAAVGPRTGFVLKVHPSNFLVTGFTSAVAVQELATLGVPVVADIGSGLLAPDPLLPDEPDAATTLRAGAHLVTASGDKLLGGPQAGLLLGDTDLVERLRRHPLARALRVDKLTLAALAGTLHGPTTPTRAALHADPAALRERAERLRDALGVDGRKAEVVPCASVVGGGGAPGVELDSWALSLPESYAEPLRTGEQPVLGRVVRGRLLLDLRCVPAGADEALRTAILRVGDQPCG; from the coding sequence ATGCGCGACGGCCCGGCCGACCCCCGGCGGCGGGTGCCGCGCACGGACGCGCTGCTCGCCGACCCGGACCTCGCCGCCGCCGCGAACAGCATCGGCCGGGGCCGGGTGAAGGCCGCGGTCACCGCGGCCCAGGACCGCGCCCGCCGCGGTGAGATCACCCCCGAGCGGGTACGCGACGCCGCGCTCGCCGCCGTCGCCACCGCCGCGCCGCGGGCGGTGCTCAACGCCACCGGCGTCGTGCTGCACACCAATCTGGGCCGGGCGCCGCTGTCGGCCACGGCCGTCGAGGCGGTGGTGGCCGCGGCCGGACACACCGACGTGGAGCTGGACCTGCGTACCGGCCGGCGGGCCCGGCGGGGCCGGGACGCGCTCGCCGCGCTCGCCGCCGCGGTGCCGGACGCCGGCGCCGTGCACGTGGTCAACAACGGCGCCGCCGCGCTGGTCCTCGCCGCCACCGCCCTGGCCGCCGGCGCGGAGATCGTGGTCAGCCGCGGTGAACTGGTGGAGATCGGTGACGGTTTCCGCCTGCCCGACCTGCTGGAGAGCACCGGCGCCCGGCTGCGCGAGGTGGGCACCACCAACCGCACCACGCTGGCCGACTACGCCGCCGCGGTCGGCCCGCGGACCGGCTTCGTGCTCAAGGTGCACCCGTCGAACTTCCTGGTCACCGGCTTCACCTCGGCGGTGGCCGTCCAGGAGCTGGCAACCCTGGGCGTGCCGGTGGTCGCCGACATCGGCTCCGGGCTGCTCGCCCCGGACCCGCTGCTGCCCGACGAGCCGGACGCCGCGACCACCCTGCGCGCGGGCGCGCACCTGGTGACCGCGAGCGGCGACAAGCTGCTCGGCGGCCCGCAGGCCGGCCTGCTGCTCGGCGACACCGACCTGGTCGAGCGGCTGCGCCGGCACCCCCTGGCCCGGGCGCTGCGGGTCGACAAGCTCACCCTGGCCGCGCTCGCCGGCACCCTGCACGGGCCCACCACCCCCACCCGGGCCGCCCTGCACGCCGACCCGGCGGCGCTGCGCGAACGGGCCGAGCGCCTGCGGGACGCCCTCGGCGTCGACGGCCGCAAGGCCGAGGTGGTGCCCTGCGCCTCGGTGGTCGGCGGCGGCGGGGCGCCCGGCGTCGAACTGGACTCGTGGGCGCTGAGCCTGCCCGAGTCGTACGCCGAACCGCTGCGCACCGGCGAGCAGCCCGTCCTGGGCCGGGTGGTGCGCGGCCGGCTGCTGCTGGACCTGCGCTGCGTGCCGGCCGGCGCCGACGAGGCACTTCGGACGGCGATCCTGCGGGTGGGTGACCAGCCGTGTGGGTGA